One Candidatus Paceibacterota bacterium genomic window carries:
- a CDS encoding glycosyl hydrolase family 8 yields the protein MTPKQKKLTVTITMLGFLIGIFVIINTIFNLTDFLQYNNTIIYSNRDVMNGLWENYKNDYLEAGTHRTLDRERGNITTSEGQSYTMLRAVWMDDKETFDNNWRWTKDNLRRDGEDHLFSWLFGQREDGSYGVLDEHGGHNTASDADTDIALALALAYGRWQDEQYLIEARQVITDIWNKEVIVINGDPYLLANNVEKTLPKNSVIVNPSYLAPYAYKIFAQIDEDPEHRWNDLASHSYEIIERSMEQPLNTETSAVLPPDWIEIDTTTGEIIASDNPDLTTNFGFEALRTPWRLALDWQWFQDERSKELLEKMDFLGTQWRSEKKLQASYGHDGTIIDNFESASMYAGTLGYFMVADPESAEEIYTEKMINLYNPTWYAWKDDPGYYGTNWRWFSVGLYNELLPNYTALVTSYPSSS from the coding sequence ATGACCCCGAAACAAAAAAAGCTCACTGTTACGATCACGATGCTCGGGTTTCTCATCGGTATTTTTGTGATCATAAATACGATATTCAACCTCACGGACTTTTTACAATACAACAACACGATTATCTACTCTAATCGTGATGTTATGAACGGTCTCTGGGAAAACTACAAGAACGACTACTTAGAAGCAGGAACTCATCGAACCCTCGATCGCGAACGTGGAAATATTACGACATCAGAAGGTCAAAGCTATACCATGCTCAGAGCTGTCTGGATGGATGATAAAGAAACCTTTGACAATAACTGGCGTTGGACGAAAGATAACTTACGCCGAGACGGCGAAGACCACCTCTTCAGCTGGCTTTTCGGACAACGAGAAGACGGATCCTACGGTGTTCTTGATGAGCATGGTGGCCACAATACAGCTAGTGATGCCGACACGGATATTGCTCTTGCGCTCGCACTCGCCTATGGTAGATGGCAAGACGAACAGTACCTTATAGAGGCACGCCAAGTAATAACTGATATCTGGAACAAGGAAGTGATCGTGATCAATGGCGACCCGTATCTTTTAGCAAACAACGTTGAAAAAACGCTACCGAAAAACTCAGTGATAGTGAACCCGTCATACCTAGCTCCCTACGCCTATAAAATATTTGCGCAGATAGATGAGGATCCGGAACACCGCTGGAACGATCTGGCCTCACATTCTTACGAAATTATTGAGAGATCAATGGAGCAACCGCTCAATACAGAGACGAGCGCCGTTCTTCCCCCTGATTGGATCGAGATAGATACTACCACCGGCGAGATCATAGCATCTGATAATCCTGATCTCACTACTAACTTTGGTTTTGAAGCTCTTCGAACACCGTGGCGACTTGCTCTTGACTGGCAGTGGTTTCAGGACGAGCGATCAAAAGAACTTCTGGAAAAAATGGATTTTTTAGGAACTCAATGGAGATCAGAAAAAAAGCTTCAGGCCTCCTATGGTCATGACGGCACGATCATTGATAACTTTGAATCCGCTTCAATGTACGCGGGAACACTGGGCTATTTTATGGTCGCCGATCCAGAAAGTGCCGAAGAAATATATACAGAAAAGATGATAAATCTTTATAACCCAACATGGTATGCCTGGAAAGATGATCCTGGCTACTACGGTACAAATTGGCGGTGGTTTAGTGTCGGTCTTTACAATGAGCTACTTCCAAATTACACAGCACTCGTAACATCGTACCCTTCTTCATCATGA
- a CDS encoding lipid-A-disaccharide synthase N-terminal domain-containing protein, translating into MSNIITYILSELSNPWVLFGFGAQFVFFLRFIVQWIASERARETVVPLSFWYLSIAGAAMILVYAIYRVDIVFIAGQGLALLIYVRNLVIYYAAAERARESERRIIAGNDQAV; encoded by the coding sequence ATGTCAAACATTATTACCTACATTCTCTCTGAACTGTCTAATCCCTGGGTGCTCTTCGGATTTGGGGCTCAATTCGTGTTCTTTTTACGGTTCATTGTTCAGTGGATCGCCAGCGAACGAGCCAGGGAAACTGTCGTGCCGCTCTCATTTTGGTACCTGTCGATCGCCGGAGCGGCTATGATCTTGGTTTACGCTATCTACCGCGTTGATATTGTGTTTATCGCGGGACAGGGCCTTGCTCTATTAATTTACGTTCGCAACCTTGTTATCTACTACGCAGCCGCTGAGCGCGCCCGTGAATCAGAGAGGCGTATCATCGCCGGCAACGATCAAGCTGTTTAA
- a CDS encoding glycosyltransferase family 2 protein, which produces MNQLIQHIDLSVVVPLYNERDNIIDLYNRLIESLSKLDRHFELIFIDDGSTDGTAEVCKHLKPLTFIQFRGNYGKTAAMDAGIKNSRGDLIISLDGDLQNDPADISKLLVKIDEGYDVVVGWRKKRNDTLSKRITSRTANALRKVIFNDTIHDSGCALQIYRRECFSNLDLYGETHRFIPALLSARGFAVTEVVVNHYPRIHGVSKYDNLRRGFKSLVDMLAIGFWNRFGARPLHLFGVVGLLSIFLGGLFIAWMAIERIIFGVDIANRIWPLLGIFLILMGAQFFMMGLLIDLNIRSFFKTNNQMNYHIRTIVHQ; this is translated from the coding sequence ATGAATCAACTTATACAGCACATAGATCTCTCCGTTGTTGTGCCGTTATACAACGAACGCGATAACATAATTGATCTCTACAATCGCCTTATAGAGTCATTATCTAAACTTGATCGACATTTTGAGTTGATCTTTATTGATGACGGTTCGACCGATGGAACCGCTGAAGTTTGTAAACATTTAAAACCGCTCACCTTTATTCAATTTCGCGGTAATTATGGTAAAACCGCTGCTATGGATGCGGGTATCAAGAATTCACGTGGCGACCTTATTATAAGCTTAGATGGCGACCTTCAGAATGATCCGGCTGATATTTCAAAACTTCTTGTAAAAATAGACGAGGGCTACGATGTGGTAGTGGGATGGCGCAAGAAACGTAACGACACATTATCTAAAAGAATTACATCACGAACAGCTAACGCTTTACGTAAAGTGATCTTCAATGACACAATCCATGACTCAGGATGTGCGCTCCAAATATATCGACGTGAATGTTTTTCCAATCTTGATCTGTACGGAGAAACCCACCGATTCATACCAGCACTACTCTCAGCTCGAGGATTCGCTGTCACCGAAGTTGTTGTTAATCACTATCCACGAATACACGGTGTAAGTAAATACGATAATTTACGACGCGGTTTTAAAAGTCTTGTGGATATGCTTGCCATAGGATTCTGGAATAGGTTTGGGGCGCGGCCATTACATCTTTTCGGTGTGGTTGGTTTATTATCTATTTTTCTGGGGGGACTTTTTATCGCGTGGATGGCGATTGAACGAATAATTTTTGGAGTAGATATAGCTAATCGAATCTGGCCTCTCCTTGGTATTTTTCTCATACTTATGGGAGCTCAGTTCTTTATGATGGGTCTACTTATAGATCTAAATATTAGAAGTTTTTTCAAAACAAATAATCAGATGAACTACCACATTCGTACCATTGTCCACCAATAG
- a CDS encoding glycoside hydrolase family 15 protein, whose product MTDARTEAQPHIENLHALRAPSGLFLASAQDVSTGYDKAWLRDNFYMSLAFERIGDWETVEQTWRGIVSIFTKHKDKLSWATKNKPYESWQYIHARYNPETFDEYWEEWGNKQNDAVGAILFALCTCNKAGVDILNTKEDQEVVQLLVNYLNTIEYWHDPDNGVWEEYEEVHASSIGPCVAALKLLREYDWIEIPEDLIEKGEQALANLLPRESESKYCDLALLSLIYPYDLLDHEIVDTILNNLEYQFDRDRGVIRYKSDHYYNKNKDGHAEEAEWTMGFPWLSIIYSKRGDLEKAKRYLDKTREVMTDDKKLPELYYSNSSTPNENIPLGWSESLFVVALIEYEQAAGKTEK is encoded by the coding sequence ATGACTGACGCACGCACGGAAGCACAACCACATATTGAAAACTTGCATGCACTCAGGGCACCCTCGGGCCTCTTTTTGGCGTCCGCTCAAGATGTCTCTACCGGTTATGACAAGGCTTGGTTGCGGGATAATTTTTACATGTCACTGGCTTTTGAGCGGATAGGTGACTGGGAGACAGTTGAGCAAACTTGGCGAGGTATAGTAAGTATTTTTACCAAGCATAAGGATAAGCTCAGTTGGGCTACGAAAAACAAACCGTATGAAAGCTGGCAGTACATTCACGCACGATATAATCCCGAAACATTTGATGAGTATTGGGAGGAGTGGGGGAACAAGCAGAATGACGCAGTGGGCGCGATACTTTTCGCGCTGTGTACGTGTAATAAGGCCGGTGTTGATATTTTGAATACAAAGGAAGATCAGGAAGTGGTTCAGTTATTGGTGAATTATCTCAATACAATTGAATACTGGCATGATCCGGACAACGGTGTCTGGGAAGAGTACGAAGAAGTTCACGCATCCTCGATCGGTCCATGTGTGGCTGCGCTTAAGCTTCTGCGTGAATATGACTGGATCGAGATCCCCGAGGATCTGATTGAAAAAGGCGAGCAGGCACTTGCTAACCTTCTGCCCCGCGAATCGGAGAGCAAGTACTGCGATCTCGCGCTTCTTTCTCTTATATATCCTTATGATCTGTTGGATCATGAAATAGTCGATACTATTTTGAATAATTTAGAGTATCAGTTCGACCGAGACAGAGGCGTTATTCGCTACAAGAGTGACCACTATTACAATAAGAATAAAGATGGCCATGCTGAGGAAGCAGAATGGACTATGGGCTTTCCGTGGCTGTCCATCATTTACAGCAAGCGAGGAGATCTTGAAAAAGCAAAGCGGTATCTCGATAAAACTCGAGAGGTGATGACTGATGATAAGAAGTTACCGGAACTTTATTATTCGAACTCTTCCACGCCCAATGAGAATATTCCGCTTGGTTGGTCGGAAAGCTTGTTCGTTGTTGCTCTTATAGAGTATGAGCAGGCTGCTGGTAAGACTGAAAAATAG
- a CDS encoding alpha/beta fold hydrolase produces the protein MKPTTYYLYPFILVCLLGIPGIVFSSTIDDVSYSSIKEVRESDVLLEHNGPSVEQFSRCSISSGECTQVDKDTSLYPAILGDHTYETGPNGDTAVYTIKLADKSLHFLYTIDSGDPVLRRVLPFTDHTTRLRFSNNGSYLLAATVSGDLIRYTIADNTVERMTTTQRTFPFFQVSPRGTYVSAYNYSFGEHRLWNLDNKTLTSIDATEPAFVEFNDTEDEVVFVTQGQDGHTTLTTAPLPYSSDTAEKELTRGTTVRDYLYVGNDLYLIDNNNGFYSYDLFRISTNGDRTLVAENVSYGQYIREIDGKLLFLSHNDAQTVVTAYNPEAETLTELTHTTTPSALDTISRTAVEYNGRNAVLWEPEEGNTTNTLFVWLHGGPKRQTSLSFHPYLSYAVYDAVLIELVESGASVLRLDYTGSEGYSAQDQERLVGNIGKVEVNDIVKATQSQASRDNIDKVHLIGNSYGGYLALRAITEEPDLFDSAISINGVTNWYTLLTAIPDSLFARYFNGAPDLHNLEQYFSASVFSGLPEVPDNTPILLFYGENDSTIPSAQSIDYHAYARTLGKNTTLVELPNESHILREDSSLQKLCGVIAEELNLQRVQCN, from the coding sequence ATGAAACCTACCACATACTATTTATATCCCTTTATTCTTGTGTGCTTGCTTGGCATCCCCGGCATAGTTTTTTCTAGCACGATCGATGATGTGTCATATTCATCCATAAAGGAAGTACGAGAATCAGACGTTTTACTTGAGCATAACGGTCCAAGTGTTGAGCAATTTAGTCGTTGCTCGATCTCCAGCGGCGAATGCACACAGGTAGATAAGGACACTAGCCTCTACCCTGCAATCCTTGGCGACCACACCTACGAAACCGGCCCTAATGGGGATACCGCTGTATACACCATTAAGCTAGCGGACAAATCCCTGCATTTTCTCTACACAATAGATTCCGGGGATCCGGTTCTGCGCCGCGTCTTGCCATTTACCGATCACACTACCAGGCTTCGGTTCAGTAATAACGGCTCTTACCTTCTTGCTGCAACAGTAAGCGGTGATCTTATTCGCTATACTATAGCTGACAACACTGTAGAGCGAATGACGACCACTCAGCGCACATTCCCCTTCTTTCAGGTATCTCCTCGAGGCACCTATGTAAGCGCCTACAACTACTCCTTCGGGGAGCACCGCCTCTGGAACCTAGACAACAAAACACTGACCTCTATTGATGCAACTGAACCCGCATTCGTTGAATTCAATGACACTGAGGATGAAGTCGTATTTGTGACACAAGGACAAGACGGTCACACTACCCTTACCACAGCACCTCTACCCTACAGCAGTGACACAGCAGAGAAAGAGCTCACCCGAGGTACTACTGTGCGAGACTATCTTTATGTCGGAAATGATCTCTACCTGATCGATAACAATAATGGATTCTACTCGTATGACCTGTTCCGTATCTCTACTAACGGTGACCGGACCCTTGTTGCAGAGAACGTCTCATACGGTCAGTACATACGGGAAATAGATGGCAAGCTTTTGTTCCTATCTCATAATGATGCGCAAACAGTTGTTACAGCCTATAACCCCGAAGCCGAAACACTTACTGAACTCACTCATACAACCACCCCATCAGCGCTTGATACTATATCCCGAACCGCGGTTGAATATAACGGCCGTAACGCTGTTCTCTGGGAGCCCGAGGAAGGCAATACTACCAACACCCTCTTTGTCTGGCTTCACGGCGGCCCCAAGCGCCAGACAAGCCTCAGTTTTCACCCTTACCTGAGCTACGCCGTCTATGATGCCGTGCTGATAGAGCTCGTTGAGTCGGGCGCAAGCGTTCTTCGTCTCGACTACACAGGCAGCGAAGGATATTCCGCTCAAGACCAGGAACGACTTGTTGGCAATATTGGTAAAGTAGAGGTCAATGACATCGTGAAAGCAACTCAGTCCCAGGCCAGCCGAGACAATATCGATAAAGTGCATTTGATCGGTAACAGCTACGGTGGCTATCTTGCGCTCCGGGCCATAACTGAGGAGCCTGATCTTTTTGACAGTGCGATCTCGATCAATGGTGTCACCAACTGGTACACCTTATTAACAGCTATTCCCGACTCCCTTTTTGCTCGCTACTTTAACGGTGCTCCCGACCTTCATAATCTAGAACAATACTTTAGTGCCTCTGTATTCAGCGGCCTGCCAGAAGTCCCTGACAACACCCCGATCTTACTCTTCTATGGCGAAAACGACTCAACGATACCCTCTGCTCAATCTATTGACTACCATGCGTACGCCCGAACACTTGGCAAGAACACAACGCTTGTTGAACTTCCGAATGAATCCCATATTCTAAGGGAAGACTCGAGTCTTCAGAAACTCTGCGGCGTGATAGCAGAAGAGCTAAACCTCCAAAGAGTACAGTGTAACTAA
- a CDS encoding stage II sporulation protein M: MKALLLELPHYLIWSMGIFSTGAVFGAGTFFMAPEFTAIMLIDLSEFAGDVFAGSQREAFMFIFFNNVTKVFGAMMLGSLFAIVPTLSLIVNGFVLGLVFSYSLAATGGPLAFIAAVVPHGIFELPAFIVASAVGLLLGVCVIKRVRHEVGTSITSLYIWSGQLFIILIAPLLLVAAMIEVYVTPLVIHALIS, encoded by the coding sequence ATGAAAGCACTACTACTTGAACTTCCGCATTACCTTATATGGAGCATGGGTATTTTTTCTACGGGGGCTGTGTTCGGGGCGGGCACCTTCTTCATGGCACCTGAATTTACAGCAATAATGCTCATAGATCTCTCTGAGTTTGCCGGTGACGTATTTGCGGGGTCACAGCGTGAGGCGTTTATGTTCATTTTCTTTAATAACGTAACTAAAGTTTTTGGGGCAATGATGTTGGGCTCTCTTTTTGCTATTGTGCCGACTTTGTCACTGATCGTTAATGGCTTTGTTCTTGGTCTTGTTTTTTCATATTCTCTTGCTGCTACAGGTGGGCCGCTTGCATTCATTGCGGCTGTTGTTCCTCACGGTATTTTTGAGTTACCTGCATTCATAGTTGCATCGGCCGTCGGGTTGCTCTTGGGTGTTTGCGTAATTAAGCGTGTCCGTCATGAGGTTGGCACGTCAATAACAAGCTTGTATATTTGGTCAGGTCAGTTATTTATTATCCTCATTGCTCCGCTTCTTCTTGTTGCGGCGATGATAGAGGTGTATGTAACACCTCTTGTTATTCACGCCTTGATAAGTTAA
- a CDS encoding AAA family ATPase — protein sequence MAYTGKFIITGPIGSGRTSLIQHLSGLGYWCAQDASEEVLKNIKSRKSYAFNQAGIDLGKELYSSAPSEQACFFDGGIPDIVANARQSNDSGTEEYEEVARMYRYKNPIFFLPYWRALAGDDVHSEAIATSRIMERHLFEVYRDLGYNIFTLPRDSIQERAGLVLSIIGGQKDND from the coding sequence ATGGCATATACAGGCAAATTTATTATCACCGGTCCGATCGGCTCAGGAAGAACAAGCCTGATCCAACACTTGTCCGGACTTGGTTATTGGTGCGCACAGGACGCATCAGAGGAGGTCTTAAAGAATATAAAAAGCCGGAAAAGTTATGCTTTTAATCAGGCAGGGATCGATCTTGGTAAAGAATTGTATTCTTCAGCACCGAGTGAGCAAGCTTGCTTCTTTGACGGCGGAATTCCAGATATAGTTGCAAATGCTCGCCAGAGTAATGATTCCGGCACCGAAGAGTATGAGGAGGTTGCGCGTATGTATCGGTATAAGAATCCTATCTTTTTTCTCCCGTACTGGAGAGCTCTTGCCGGAGATGATGTTCACAGTGAGGCAATCGCAACATCGAGGATAATGGAACGGCATCTTTTTGAGGTATATCGGGATCTGGGTTACAACATATTTACGCTTCCTCGTGACAGTATTCAGGAGCGTGCCGGACTTGTTTTATCGATCATAGGCGGTCAAAAGGACAATGACTGA
- a CDS encoding replication-associated recombination protein A — translation MSTEPLAARIRPGSLDEFIGQDHLVGLDKPLRIAVDKQHRFSFVLWGPPGVGKTTLARIYAKALGGELFELSAVSAGKADVKKVLAHETEDPKILFLDEIHRFNKAQQDFLLPYVESGDLTLVGATTENPSFEVIGPLLSRCRVFTLKQLSYDELNQIIDRTGVEVKKKARDWLIELANGDARQLISMIESVAAIYTTVTSEAIENTIQERKLRYDKEGDEHYSTISAYIKSMRASQPSAALYYLARMIESGEDPLFIARRMVIFASEDIGMAQPTALVVANEVFRAVEIIGLPEAQINLAHGTVYMAEAAKDKKAYEAYFEALGDVKEYGNLEIPLTIRNAPTELMKNLGYGKGYEKYTEEDLMPDTLKGKGYYKKRDLEENNNT, via the coding sequence ATGAGCACTGAACCGCTTGCGGCCCGAATTAGGCCCGGATCACTAGATGAATTTATAGGACAGGATCATTTGGTGGGTCTGGACAAGCCTTTGCGTATTGCCGTAGACAAGCAGCACCGGTTTTCGTTTGTTCTATGGGGGCCACCGGGAGTAGGTAAGACCACCCTGGCCAGGATATATGCCAAGGCTTTGGGCGGAGAATTGTTTGAACTTTCAGCGGTTTCTGCCGGTAAAGCAGACGTCAAGAAGGTGCTTGCACATGAGACCGAAGATCCAAAGATACTTTTTCTCGATGAGATACATCGATTTAATAAAGCACAACAAGATTTTCTTTTGCCATATGTAGAGTCTGGTGATCTAACTTTGGTCGGGGCAACAACCGAAAATCCGAGTTTTGAAGTGATCGGGCCGCTACTTTCACGTTGCCGAGTCTTTACATTAAAACAACTTTCGTATGACGAGTTGAATCAGATCATCGATAGAACAGGTGTTGAAGTCAAGAAAAAGGCGCGGGACTGGCTGATAGAGCTAGCAAACGGTGATGCACGACAACTTATATCAATGATAGAAAGCGTAGCTGCAATATACACAACAGTCACTTCTGAGGCTATTGAGAATACTATTCAAGAACGTAAGCTTCGTTATGATAAAGAGGGTGATGAGCATTACAGTACGATCAGTGCATATATAAAATCCATGCGCGCGAGTCAGCCAAGTGCTGCGTTATACTACCTGGCTCGAATGATCGAGTCAGGAGAGGATCCTTTATTTATCGCTCGTCGAATGGTGATATTCGCAAGCGAAGACATAGGGATGGCTCAACCAACCGCGCTGGTGGTGGCGAATGAAGTATTTCGAGCAGTTGAGATCATTGGTTTGCCGGAGGCGCAGATCAATCTTGCCCACGGGACTGTATATATGGCAGAGGCAGCGAAAGATAAAAAAGCGTATGAAGCGTATTTTGAGGCACTGGGTGATGTGAAAGAGTACGGCAATCTTGAGATTCCGCTTACAATTCGCAATGCTCCCACTGAGCTAATGAAAAACCTTGGCTACGGCAAGGGGTACGAAAAATATACTGAGGAGGATCTCATGCCTGATACGCTTAAAGGGAAAGGGTATTATAAGAAAAGAGACTTAGAAGAAAATAACAATACATAA
- a CDS encoding DUF2905 domain-containing protein has translation MPFATPGSILIVVGIILVLIGLGVAGWLGPVGRLPGDILIEREGFRLYFPIATLILISVVVSLILWIIK, from the coding sequence ATGCCTTTCGCAACTCCTGGAAGTATTCTTATAGTCGTAGGAATTATTCTTGTTCTGATCGGGTTAGGTGTTGCAGGCTGGCTTGGCCCCGTTGGTCGACTGCCGGGTGATATTTTAATAGAGCGTGAAGGGTTTCGTCTGTACTTTCCGATCGCAACGCTCATTTTGATCAGTGTCGTTGTCTCGCTTATACTTTGGATCATAAAATAA
- a CDS encoding FGGY family carbohydrate kinase, with the protein MSDHIFLVLDSGVSEAKAYVFDAHDSVLGRAYQPISKTRPNSGWVEQDPDELISAARAALSVAVDQSNVSPNTIISMGIANQRETVVAWDLATGEALAPAILGDDSRTQGWCEQFYGDVADRIREKTGLLVRATFSASKIRWLLDMNSDVVKAEEEGKLAVGTVDSWLLFKLSEEGMHMCDMTNASRTLLYNIHGLTWDRELLELFGIDPEILPSVRSSRALYGTLRSDICGCPAPIEVMCGDQQASMAAAGFTSHMTKVSYGSKTHVMQTLGDEFLLEDSFLTTLTPDAPIGSVQYALEASICDTGEKVTDALGHEEQLKKVLDDIVRQVDSSLSDLPYPTDTLIVDGGITQNDHLIRLQADVTGAEVVRQPIYDGAALGVMRLLSSIHHGA; encoded by the coding sequence ATGTCTGATCATATATTTCTTGTTCTTGATAGTGGGGTGAGCGAGGCTAAGGCGTATGTGTTCGATGCACATGATTCGGTGTTGGGACGTGCGTATCAGCCCATCTCAAAGACACGACCGAACAGTGGGTGGGTTGAGCAAGATCCGGACGAATTGATCAGCGCGGCTCGTGCAGCGCTTTCTGTCGCTGTCGATCAAAGCAACGTGTCCCCGAATACCATTATTTCTATGGGTATAGCAAATCAACGGGAGACTGTTGTAGCGTGGGACCTTGCTACAGGCGAGGCTTTAGCCCCGGCAATATTGGGGGATGACTCCCGTACGCAAGGGTGGTGTGAACAATTCTATGGGGATGTGGCGGATAGAATACGAGAAAAAACAGGTCTGCTTGTACGCGCCACGTTTTCAGCATCAAAAATACGCTGGTTGCTGGATATGAACAGCGACGTTGTTAAAGCCGAAGAGGAAGGGAAATTGGCGGTCGGTACGGTTGATTCGTGGTTGCTGTTTAAACTTTCAGAGGAAGGTATGCATATGTGTGACATGACCAACGCTTCGCGCACCCTTCTGTACAATATTCATGGTCTTACTTGGGACCGTGAGCTTCTGGAATTATTCGGTATCGATCCGGAAATACTCCCATCGGTTCGATCATCTCGAGCACTGTACGGCACTCTGAGATCTGATATATGTGGCTGTCCGGCTCCGATAGAAGTTATGTGTGGTGATCAACAGGCGAGCATGGCGGCAGCTGGTTTTACCTCGCATATGACCAAGGTCTCCTATGGCTCAAAGACACATGTAATGCAGACGCTCGGGGATGAGTTTTTACTTGAAGACTCTTTTCTTACGACACTGACCCCGGATGCACCGATCGGTTCAGTGCAGTATGCGCTTGAAGCAAGCATCTGTGACACTGGTGAAAAAGTAACAGACGCTCTTGGTCATGAAGAACAACTTAAAAAAGTGCTGGATGATATCGTACGGCAAGTAGATTCTTCTCTGTCAGACCTGCCGTACCCAACAGACACGCTGATCGTTGACGGCGGCATTACTCAGAATGATCATTTAATACGATTACAAGCAGATGTAACGGGCGCCGAGGTCGTTCGACAGCCGATCTATGACGGAGCTGCGCTTGGAGTAATGAGACTTCTTTCATCTATTCACCATGGCGCTTGA
- a CDS encoding sodium-dependent transporter, with product MNLFQSLRNVFGEHRVQWSSERAFVYATIAAAVGLGNIWRFPYLAGENGGAAFVIAYLIAVIFLGTPLMMLELSAGRLQRGSPVRTFRRILRPAGWFGWLVVGLTIIIMSYYIVITGWTLAYAIGSSTTGIKPFSEFLSGYDSLHYFMIVSGLTALIVIVGVRAIEIFAKLLMPLLAIIVFVLTAYSLTLPGAGEAVLFLFNPDLASFAQPSLWLLAFGQAFYSLAVGQGYLITYGSFLPQKTNIPRATFFVTIVETSFAIVAGLMLFPLVFTVGLNPDEGTRLAFEALPYAFDFVPYGATLAILFFWLFFLAAFSSCVAGMEVVKTAFKEEWRLSDWKAVFISFLLVFPLGTLAALSFSPLELTVGGTPFLQVLDLFAANQIVVASAIVGGALITWLLPRATLVDNLGTPWRKTAWWVITSVRYLPLIALALVLLSWFWG from the coding sequence ATGAATCTATTTCAATCCTTACGAAATGTGTTTGGTGAACACCGAGTGCAGTGGAGTTCTGAGCGTGCATTTGTGTACGCCACCATTGCTGCCGCTGTTGGACTGGGTAACATCTGGCGCTTCCCCTACCTAGCAGGTGAGAACGGCGGCGCTGCCTTTGTTATCGCATACCTTATTGCGGTTATTTTTCTTGGAACGCCTCTTATGATGCTGGAGCTTTCGGCCGGTCGGCTTCAGCGCGGATCTCCGGTGCGTACTTTTCGCAGGATCCTACGGCCGGCTGGCTGGTTTGGATGGCTCGTTGTAGGTCTGACTATTATCATTATGAGCTACTACATCGTAATTACCGGCTGGACACTCGCTTACGCGATCGGGAGCTCAACAACCGGCATTAAACCGTTCTCTGAATTTCTCTCAGGCTACGACTCTCTGCATTACTTTATGATCGTTTCGGGTCTGACTGCTCTCATTGTTATTGTGGGTGTACGAGCGATCGAGATCTTTGCAAAGCTTCTTATGCCGCTTTTAGCGATCATTGTATTCGTACTCACAGCGTACAGTTTAACCCTACCGGGAGCCGGCGAAGCAGTTTTATTTTTATTTAATCCTGACCTTGCCTCATTCGCACAGCCATCGCTTTGGCTGCTTGCGTTCGGGCAAGCTTTTTACTCTCTTGCTGTCGGTCAAGGATACTTGATCACGTACGGAAGTTTCCTTCCTCAAAAGACGAACATTCCACGGGCCACCTTTTTTGTCACCATCGTCGAGACCTCCTTTGCGATCGTGGCCGGTCTAATGCTCTTTCCGCTGGTATTCACTGTTGGTCTCAATCCCGACGAAGGAACACGCCTCGCATTTGAGGCGCTGCCTTATGCATTTGATTTTGTGCCGTACGGAGCAACTTTGGCTATTCTATTTTTCTGGTTATTTTTCTTAGCCGCCTTTAGTTCATGTGTTGCGGGGATGGAGGTTGTAAAGACAGCGTTCAAAGAGGAGTGGCGCCTAAGCGATTGGAAAGCTGTATTTATTTCTTTTCTTCTGGTGTTCCCTCTTGGCACACTCGCAGCCCTAAGTTTTTCACCGCTTGAGCTAACTGTCGGCGGCACACCATTTCTACAAGTTCTTGATCTCTTTGCCGCTAACCAGATCGTGGTTGCCTCAGCGATCGTCGGTGGGGCGCTTATTACGTGGCTACTTCCACGAGCAACTCTTGTTGATAATCTAGGTACTCCGTGGCGTAAAACTGCTTGGTGGGTCATTACGTCAGTTCGCTACCTGCCGCTCATCGCGCTTGCTCTCGTTCTTCTTTCGTGGTTTTGGGGCTAG